CATGGCCATCCAGACGGCCATGATCCGGGTCCACGTCGAGGCCGCCGCCCGGCTGATGCGGGCCGCCTTGCCGTCGATGGTCGAGCGGGGCGTCGGGGCCGTTGTCAATGTCGCCTCCGTGGCCGCCTTCACCATATCCCCCAAAAGCGCCATGTACGCTTCGACCAAGGCTTGGACGGTCTCTTTCTCCCGGGCGCTGGCCCTGGAGCTGCGGCCGAAAGGAGTTCGGGTCCAGGTCCTCTGCCCGGGCTTCACCCACACCGGCTTCCACAGCACACCTGAATTCGCCACCTCCGATGGAATTGCGATTCCCCGTTTTCTCTGGGGACCGGCCGACAAGGTCGTCGGAGCCTCTCTGACAGCCCTGCGCGGGCATAGAATCGTCGTCATCCCCGGCTGGAAAAACAAGATCATGGCCCGCCTGGCCCGGATGTCCGTGGCGACGGCCGTCATTCGGGCGTTCACCCGCAAACGCGTTTGAGGATGTGAAATGCACGTGCCGGTTCACGGCTTAACGCGGGTTGACATCGTTTCTCGGCCGGACGTATTCTCCCCTCCGATAAGGATCCGCAGCATGAATACCTCCCGAGCCGGCCGCATCCTAAGAACCAAAATATTCTGCTTTGCCGCTCTATGCGGCCTGCTCTTCGCGCCGCCGGCGACTCCCCGCGGGGGACAGGAGCGAGCGACGATGGCCGATCCCGAGCACTACTTGGACGCCCTCAAGGCCGAGCTGAAGATCGAATGGCCGGCCAACCGGACGGTGAACCTGGTCTTCCACGGACATTCGGTGCCCTCCGGATATTTCAAAACCCCCGACGTGCGGACGCTCGAGGCCTATCCCCATCTCGTTCTGAAGGAATTGAAGAGCCTCTACCCGCTGGCGGTCATCAACGTCATCGTCACGGCGGTCGGCGGCGAAAACTCCGTTCAGGGCGAGAAGCGGTTCGCCGCGGACGTTCTGACGCACCATCCCGACGTCGTCTTCATCGACTATGCCCTGAACGACCGCGGGGTTTCCATGGAGGAGTCCGAAGCCGCGCTGGCCTCGATGGTCCGGCAGGCCCAATCGAAAAACCTCAAGGTTATTCTTCTGACGCCGACGCCGGATCAGGGCGAGAACATTCTCGACCCGCAAGCGCCGTTGGCCGTCCGCTCCGGCCAAGTCAGGGACTTGGCGGCGCGCTTCGGCATCGGGCTCGTCGACAGCTACGCCGCGTTCAAGGTCGTGGCCGCATCGGGCGCGCCGATCGCGGATTATATGTCCCAAGGCAATCATCCGAATGAGAGAGGCCACCGTATCGTTGCCGGCGAAATCCTGCGCTTTTTCCGCTGAATCCTGCCGAAGCAGAGGTTCTCACCCCGGTTGACAGGGCGCGGGGTGCCGCATATCATGAGGGACGATTCGGGATAAGGAGATCCGATGCCCACCCATTCCAAGAGCCCCTACCTCCCCTTCGGCGACCAGAAGACGGCCCCCTGGTACGGCAAAAATATCCTATCCGTCAACCAATTCAGCCGGGCCGACCTCGACTACATCTTCGGCGTCGCCCACGAGATGAGGACCATGGTCGAGCGGGTCGGCACCTTCGACCTGCTCAAGGGCAAGATCCTGGCCAATCTCTTCTACGAGCCCTCCACCCGGACCTCCTCCTCCTTCATGGCCGCCATGCAGCGCCTGGGTGGGGCGGTCATCCCGATCAGCGAAGTGAAGTTCTCCTCGGTGGCCAAAGGCGAAAGCCTGCCCGACACCGTCCGGACCCTGGGCTGTTACGCCGACGTCATCGTCATCCGCCACCCCGAGGTCGGCTCGGCCGCCCTGGCCTCCCAGCACGCCGGCAAGCCGGTCATCAACGCGGGCGACGGAGTGGGGGAGCACCCCACCCAGGCCCTCCTCGACACCTTCACCATCCGCGAGGAGCTGGGCCGGCTGGACAACCTGACCGTGACCATGTTGGGCGACCTCAAGTACGGCCGGACCGTCCACTCCCTGGCCCGCATTCTGACCAAATTCGCCAACGTTCGTCTGAACTACGTTTCGCCTGAGATCCTGCGCATGCCGCGCTACGTCATGGACGAGGTGGCGGCCAAAGGCGTGCCCCAGTCCGAACACGTCACTCTCGACCGCGTCCTGCCCGAGACGGACGTCCTCTATGTCACCCGCGTCCAGAGGGAGCGGTTTGAAGATCCGGCCGACTACGACAAGGTCAAGGACGCCTTCGTCATCTCGCCCGAAGTGATGAAGCCGGCCAAGGCCGAGATGATCGTCATGCATCCCCTGCCGCGCCTTGCCGAGATTTCCATGGACTTCGACGCCGACCCGCGGGCGGCCTACTTCCGCCAGATGGAATACGGCCTTTATGTCCGGATGGCCCTGCTGGCCATGGTTTTAGGCAAGGCCTGACGCTGCCGGCCGGGCCGCCTATCGATGGTCCCTTAATCCCGCCATGGACATTTCCTGGAAACCCGTTTCGAAGCCCGCCCTGATCGGCGGGAGTCTCGCCGCCGTCGCTTTCATCCTGTATGCCGCGCTTCAGGACGGCGGTTTTCTCTTTCTCGACTACGTCAATCTTCCCATCCACGAAGCCGGCCATCTGGTCTTCGCCGTCTTCGGCTCAACCTTGGCCATCTGGGGAGGAACCCTCCTCCAGCTCATTTTCCCGGCCGCGTTTTTTGTCTACTTTCTCCTCAGGGGCGATACGGCCGGAACGTTCTTCGGCGCCTTCTGGACCGGCGAGAGCCTCCTTTACTCGGCGACGTATATCGGGGACGCCCGGGCGATGGTCCTGCCCCTCGTCGGCGGGGGAGAGCACGACTGGAATATCATCCTTTCGCAGCTCGGCCTCCTGTCGGTGGACCGGACCATCTCTGACATCGTCGGCCTGGCCGGCTGGACGATCCTGGTTCTCTCCCTCCTTTGGTTCGTCAAGAAGGGCCGGGAGGGCGGCCGATAGCCCCGGATTTCCTTGACAAGGGCTGCCGCCCCGGCATATGTTCGGGTGGCTTCCGCCTCCCTGAAGGCAGGCTAAGGAGAGACGCATGAACCGCCCTAAAAACCAGAATGATTTGCCCGTCGGCTGCATCCATCATCCCGGCTTCAGCCGCCGGAAATTCCTGTCCGGCTGCGCGGCCTGCGCCGGTGCGGCCGGTCTGGCCGGCGTTCCGAATCTGACCGGCGCCCCCCGCCTCCCGCGGGCCATGAGCGGCGCCGGGAAGACGAGAGTCCGCGTCATCTACGCCCTGCACGGTCCGCGCCAGGAAGGCGCCGATTGGCCGAACAAGGGCTTCGACTTCGTCCCGGTCATGAACCGGATCAACGCCGAGCTCCTCAAGCGGGTCCCGAGCCTCGAGATCATCCCCTCGCTCGCTACGGGCGAGGAACAGACCAAGATCTGCCTTGAGGAAGACCGCAAGATGCCGGTCGACGGGTATCTCGTCTATCAGATGAATTGTTGGAATCAGGTCGCCCAGAGCGTCGTGACCACCGGCAAGCCCGTCCTGTATGCCGATTTCCAGTTCGGCGGCAGCGGTGGGTTTCTCGTCTACACGGCCGGATTCCTTCGGTCCGGGCTGAAAAATTTCGGCTTCGTCGCCTCCTCCAAGATCGAGGACCTGGCCGAAGCGGTCAAGCTGTTCGCCGCGGCCAAGGCGGCGGGCCCCAGCTTCGATTTCGCCGCCGCCGCGGCCCGGGTCCGCATCGCCCGAACGCCGAAGGCGGGTGATCTCGCCGTGACGCCCGATCCGCTGGTTTGCCTCCCGGTCGACGAGACCGTCAGGCGGCTCAAAGCCTCGCGCATCCTGGCCGTTCGCGGCGCCGAAGCCCAGCCCTCGACCACCGTCCTCGGGATTCCGGTGGACTACATCCCCTTTGCCGAGCTCAACGCCGCCTGGGCGGCCGCGAACAAGGAGGAGGCTCGGGCCATCGCCGAGCGGTGGGCCAAGTCGGCCGCCCATGTCGAGGGCGTCAGCCGCGACGAGCTGGTCAACTCGGCCGCCATGTACCTGGGCCAGAAGGCCGTCCTCAAGGCCCGCGGCGCCACGGGCATCACGGTCAACTGCCTGGGTGGATTTTACGGCGGCCATATCCACGCCTACCCCTGCCTGGGCTTCCACGAACTGCTTAACGAGGGCTTGGTCGGAGGCTGCGAGTGCGACGTCCCGTCGAGCGCGGCCTTGACGGCGATCACGACCATGACCCAAGGCCGGCCCGGTTACATTTCCGATCCGGTCATCGACACCTCCAACCGGACGATCATCTACGCCCACTGCGTCGCTTCGAATAAACCGTTCGGCCCCAAAGGGCCGGCCAATCCGTTTGAGATCCTGACCCATTCGGAGGACCGGCAGGGCGCCTCGGTGCGATCGATCCTGCCGGCCGGCTATATGACCACGACGATCGATGTCTCGCAGGACCGCAAGGAGATCATTCTCCATCGGGCCAAGTCCGTAGCCAACGATCCCGACGACCGGGCCTGCCGGACGAAGCTCGTGGCCAAGCCCGTCGGGGACATCGAGAAGCTGTTCACGATGTGGGACCGCTGGGGCTGGCATCGAGTGACGGCCTACGGCGACATCGCCGAGCCGGTCCGGGCTTTGGCCGGAGCGATCGGCTGGAAAGTCGTTGAGGAAACCTGATCAAACCGGATTCGAGCGTCATTCCGAGCCCGCCCTTTCGGGTCGGGCATGGGAATCCGTTGTTTATCCGCGCCTCTTTGATAAGCGGATGCGTTTTAGGAGGAGAAAAGCCATGTCGGTAAAATTATCCCCGCCTCTCGCGATTCTAATGGCGGCCGCCCTGCTCGCCGCCGCGCCGCTTGCGGCCGCGATCAAGCTCCCCTCGGTCATCGGCGACCACATGGTCGTCCAGCGCGACAAGCCCGTCGCCGTCTGGGGCTGGGCCGAGCCGGGGGAGACGATTACCGTCCGTCTCGCCGGCGGGGAAACGGCCGTCAAAGCCGGCCCGGACG
The DNA window shown above is from Candidatus Aminicenantes bacterium and carries:
- a CDS encoding SDR family NAD(P)-dependent oxidoreductase gives rise to the protein MSEIKLPFVGPALITGASSGLGEEFARRLAAMGHSLILVARREDKLRALASELIAAHGVQADVVVADLASEQGIVKVEEVLRSRGDVALLVNNAGFGAGGSFYRIDMAIQTAMIRVHVEAAARLMRAALPSMVERGVGAVVNVASVAAFTISPKSAMYASTKAWTVSFSRALALELRPKGVRVQVLCPGFTHTGFHSTPEFATSDGIAIPRFLWGPADKVVGASLTALRGHRIVVIPGWKNKIMARLARMSVATAVIRAFTRKRV
- a CDS encoding SGNH/GDSL hydrolase family protein is translated as MNTSRAGRILRTKIFCFAALCGLLFAPPATPRGGQERATMADPEHYLDALKAELKIEWPANRTVNLVFHGHSVPSGYFKTPDVRTLEAYPHLVLKELKSLYPLAVINVIVTAVGGENSVQGEKRFAADVLTHHPDVVFIDYALNDRGVSMEESEAALASMVRQAQSKNLKVILLTPTPDQGENILDPQAPLAVRSGQVRDLAARFGIGLVDSYAAFKVVAASGAPIADYMSQGNHPNERGHRIVAGEILRFFR
- the pyrB gene encoding aspartate carbamoyltransferase, yielding MPTHSKSPYLPFGDQKTAPWYGKNILSVNQFSRADLDYIFGVAHEMRTMVERVGTFDLLKGKILANLFYEPSTRTSSSFMAAMQRLGGAVIPISEVKFSSVAKGESLPDTVRTLGCYADVIVIRHPEVGSAALASQHAGKPVINAGDGVGEHPTQALLDTFTIREELGRLDNLTVTMLGDLKYGRTVHSLARILTKFANVRLNYVSPEILRMPRYVMDEVAAKGVPQSEHVTLDRVLPETDVLYVTRVQRERFEDPADYDKVKDAFVISPEVMKPAKAEMIVMHPLPRLAEISMDFDADPRAAYFRQMEYGLYVRMALLAMVLGKA
- a CDS encoding twin-arginine translocation signal domain-containing protein; the encoded protein is MNRPKNQNDLPVGCIHHPGFSRRKFLSGCAACAGAAGLAGVPNLTGAPRLPRAMSGAGKTRVRVIYALHGPRQEGADWPNKGFDFVPVMNRINAELLKRVPSLEIIPSLATGEEQTKICLEEDRKMPVDGYLVYQMNCWNQVAQSVVTTGKPVLYADFQFGGSGGFLVYTAGFLRSGLKNFGFVASSKIEDLAEAVKLFAAAKAAGPSFDFAAAAARVRIARTPKAGDLAVTPDPLVCLPVDETVRRLKASRILAVRGAEAQPSTTVLGIPVDYIPFAELNAAWAAANKEEARAIAERWAKSAAHVEGVSRDELVNSAAMYLGQKAVLKARGATGITVNCLGGFYGGHIHAYPCLGFHELLNEGLVGGCECDVPSSAALTAITTMTQGRPGYISDPVIDTSNRTIIYAHCVASNKPFGPKGPANPFEILTHSEDRQGASVRSILPAGYMTTTIDVSQDRKEIILHRAKSVANDPDDRACRTKLVAKPVGDIEKLFTMWDRWGWHRVTAYGDIAEPVRALAGAIGWKVVEET